From the Cryptomeria japonica chromosome 2, Sugi_1.0, whole genome shotgun sequence genome, one window contains:
- the LOC131859415 gene encoding uncharacterized mitochondrial protein AtMg00860-like: MPFGLTNAPATFQSYMNRFFQKQLRNFVLIFLDDILIYSRTWKEHLKHIEEVLSIFESESLFAKESKCEFGMKELFYLGHIISADGVKVDLKKIEAIVDWPPLENLTHLKGFLGLCGFYRRLVKGYSQNAAPLTNLMKKGSFCWTEKAQTTFDKFKKIMSSCPVLTIPDFSKPFEL, encoded by the coding sequence atgccatttgggttgactaatgctcctgctacCTTCCAGTCTTATATGAACAGATTCTTTCAAAAGCAGTTGAGGAATTTCGTGTTAATCtttcttgatgacattctgatctataGCAGGACATGGAAAGAACACCTCAAGCACATAGAGGAAGTGCTTAGCATCTTTGAATCAGAAAGTCTGTTTGCCAAagaatccaaatgtgaatttggaatgaaggagcTATTTTACCTTGGTCACATAATCAGTGCTGATGGAGTGAAGGTTGATCTCAAAAAGATCGAGGCAATAGTTGATTGGCCACCCCTAGAGAACTTGACTCATTTGAAAGGGTTCTTGGGTCTTTGTGGTTTTTACAGAAGATTGGTGAAGGGCTATTCACAGAACGCTGCTCCTCTTACTAACCTCATGAAAAAGGGATCTTTTTGTTGGACAGAAAAGGCTCAAACTACTTTTGATAAGTTTAAGAAGATCATGAGCTCTTGTCCAGTTTTGACAATTCCAGATTTCTCCAAGCCCTTTGAGCTAtag